A stretch of the Rosa rugosa chromosome 5, drRosRugo1.1, whole genome shotgun sequence genome encodes the following:
- the LOC133710309 gene encoding 3beta-hydroxysteroid-dehydrogenase/decarboxylase-like, producing the protein MTCDERWCVVTGGRGFAARHLVLMLIRQNVFHVRIADLGPTIDLEPSESNGVLADALNFGRADYISIDLRCKDQVLQACQGAEVVFHMAAPNSSINNYQLHHSVNVEGTKNVIDACVKQKVKRLIYTSSPSVVFDGVHGIIDGDESLSYPPKHNDTYSATKAQGEELVIKANGVNGLLTCCIRPSSLFGPGDRLLVPSLVVAARAGKSMFIIGDGNNIYDFTYVENVAHAHICAERALAFEGTVAEKAAGQAYFITNMEPIKFWEFISLILEGLGYERPRIKIPTAVMMPIAHVVEWTYKLLGPYGMKVPQLTPSRIRLLSCTRSFKSSKAQDRIGYTPIISLQEGLKRTIESYPHLRAEHRPKREGPSKASVYLGSGRVADALLWKDKKQTFKALLVLIAIYYNFIESKATIITVISKSLMFASIFVFISGNLPEMILGYKLEKLQSSHFHFSEEMSQQIAASVVSSWNISVKTLKSLGKGNDCILFLKAAVSLLVLSFLGAISLQNSFIIGVSTAFLVFYVYEKQEEKIDGMVLEVFSRGRKLKSNILRKFSTSKRIE; encoded by the exons ATGACCTGCGATGAGAGATGGTGCGTCGTCACCGGAGGCCGAGGCTTCGCCGCTCGCCATTTGGTTCTCATGCTCATCCGCCAGAACGTCTTCCATGTCCGAATTGCTGACCTCGGCCCCACCATCGATCTCGAACCTTCCGAGTCCAACGGAGTCCTCGCCGATGCTTTGAACTTCGGCCGCGCTGACTACATTTCCATCGACCTCCGCTGCAAGGATCAAGTTCTTCAAG CATGTCAAGGTGCTGAGGTTGTTTTCCATATGGCGGCACCTAATTCGTCGATCAACAATTACCAGCTCCACCATTCGGTCAATGTGGAAG GAACTAAAAATGTGATTGATGCTTGTGTTAAGCAGAAAGTGAAGAGGCTCATATACACTAGCTCTCCTAGCGTTGTGTTTGATGGGGTTCATGGTATTATTGATGGGGATGAGTCGTTGTCATATCCACCTAAG CACAATGATACTTATTCGGCCACTAAAGCGCAAGGAGAAGAGTTGGTAATCAAGGCAAACGGTGTTAATGGGCTTCTAACCTGCTGCATACGCCCTAGCAGCCTTTTTGGACCTGGTGATAGGTTACTTGTTCCGTCTTTAGTTGTTGCCGCCAGGGCAGGGAAATCCATG TTCATTATAGGAGATGGCAATAACATTTATGATTTCACGTATGTTGAAAACGTGGCCCATGCCCATATATGTGCAGAGCGAGCTCTAGCATTTGAAGGCACAGTTGCAGAGAAAGCTGCAGGACAG gcaTACTTTATAACCAATATGGAACCTATTAAGTTTTGGGAGTTTATTTCACTTATTCTAGAAGGTCTTGGTTATGAAAG ACCAAGGATAAAAATCCCTACAGCTGTTATGATGCCAATTGCACATGTGGTGGAGTGGACATATAAGCTTTTAGGCCCGTATGGGATGAAGGTTCCACAGTTGACGCCTTCAAGAATTAGACTTCTCTCTTGCACCAGATCTTTTAAATCTTCAAAAGCACAGGATCGAATTGGTTACACACCCATTATTTCGCTTCAG gaGGGTCTTAAGAGGACAATTGAGTCATACCCACACTTGAGGGCTGAACATCGACCCAAAAGAGAAGGGCCATCTAAAGCTTCTGTATATCTTGGAAGCGGAAGGG TTGCTGATGCATTACTGTGGAAGGATAAAAAACAGACATTCAAGGCACTGTTAGTTTTGATTGCGATCTACTACAACTTCATTGAATCTAAAGCTACGATTATTACTGTCATTTCGAAGAGTCTCATGTTCGCATCAATTTTCGTGTTCATCTCTGGCAATTTACCAGAAATGAT ATTAGGATATAAACTCGAGAAGCTTCAATCATCACATTTTCACTTCTCAGAAGAGATGTCACAACAAATTGCTGCATCTGTGGTCTCATCATGGAATATATCTGTCAAAACTTTAAAATCTCTTGGGAAAGGAAATGACTGCATATTGTTTCTTAAG GCGGCTGTATCTCTACTGGTTCTTAGCTTTCTTGGAGCTATTTCACTTCAGAACTCATTTATTATAG GAGTTTCCACTGCCTTTTTAGTCTTCTATGTGTATGAAAAGcaggaagaaaaaatcgatggcATGGTTCTAGAAGTTTTCTCTCGTGGACGCAAATTGAAGTCCAATATACTCCGAAAATTTAGTACATCCAAAAGGATCGAGTGA
- the LOC133710308 gene encoding ATPase family AAA domain-containing protein At1g05910 encodes MPRGDLSEMHPKRSDGSPAALRSSGRISRRPKTYSRSMFYYNTSTSSMIHKRRRKAKTKNRPAASRIAKMMRDGSTRSQRSPHPTSPTKLNASLPRRSERRRTLSVKNPDYASDSSDGDEDMMKPSTCKSIKNRGAYQDELSPSKHKKMVERPTPRREGLRPRRSKTISNEDILFGYDDLPVDSSEEKVDQEETENGQDIEYNDADDGQNEGDGEDMGDDDGDEDGDEDGDDDGDDEEGEEEQDGRRRYDLRNRAEVRRFSIEEGKRRPRSPRRVLHQGMGPKVGRDVRKGGSRVHKRHRITRTDDSDDSLLVDELDQGPAIPWGKGGSRSGPPWLFGGLDMHGTTTWGLNVAASGWGHQGDAFATLTSGIQTAGPSSKGGADIQPLQVDDSVSFEDIGGLSQYIDALKEMVFFPLLYPDFFASYHITPPRGVLLCGPPGTGKTLIARALASAASKAGQKVSFYMRKGADVLSKWVGEAERQLKLLFEEAQRNQPSIIFFDEIDGLAPVRSSKQEQIHNSIVSTLLALMDGLDSRGQVVLIGATNRIDAIDGALRRPGRFDREFNFPLPGCEARAEILDIHSRKWKHPPSNELKLELAASCVGYCGADLKALCTEAAIRAFREKYPQVYTSDDKFVIDVDSVRVEKYHFVEAMSTITPAAHRGAVVHSRPLSLVVAPCLQRHLQRAMNYISDIFPPIAVSSELTKLSMLSCGSAIPLVYRPRLLLCGGEGSGLDHLGPAILHELEKFPVHSLGLPSLLSDPSAKTPEEALVHIFGEARRTTPSILYLPQFNLWWETAHEQLRAVLLTLLEEFPSDLPILLLATSSVPPAEVDAMTSSIFFERSVYQVDTPSTEDRSLFFDRLIEAALSVLLEGTTKRSQESVSVPELPKAPKVASGPKVSELKAKVEAEQHALRRLRMCLRDVCNRVLYDKRFSAFHYPVLDEDAPNYRSIIQNPMDVATLLQRVDSGLYITCSAFLQDVDLIVSNAKAYNGDDYNGARIVSRGYELRDAVHGMLSQMDPALIAYCDKIAAQGGPEQIPEDLGVATFPSIPVVQLGTVTRASARLRNVQPEVNLDHSYEAHKRLKKNIDAAPAASTAEDKSQHQGSVPSTSSQEPETNNTDLGVPETSSVVLNQLETSEVVEVSGHADASGSEDIKMLDGEITNQMESVKRLFVERTKTYDIPQLERLYARIMKGIFDIKDKSDIDGTKHLILKYLLKFAEDEANF; translated from the exons ATGCCCAGAGGGGATCTATCGGAGATGCATCCGAAGCGATCGGATGGGTCGCCGGCGGCATTACGGAGCAGCGGGCGGATCAGCCGGCGTCCGAAAACTTACTCGCGAAGCATGTTCTATTACAACACGAGTACCAGTAGCATGATTCACAAACGCAGAAGGAAGGCCAAGACCAAGAACCGACCTGCCGCCTCCAGAATTGCTAAGATGATGCGCGATGGCTCCACTCGTTCCCAAAGATCGCCCCACCCCACTTCTCCCACTAAGCTCAAT GCAAGCTTACCCCGCCGCTCCGAAAGAAGGAGAACTCTGTCTGTAAAGAATCCAGATTATGCATCAGACAGTTCCGATGGTGATGAAGACATGATG AAACCCTCTACATGTAAATCTATCAAGAATCGGGGTGCATATCAAGATGAATTATCACCTTCCAAGCACAAAAAGATGGTGGAGAGACCAACACCTCGGCGTGAAGGATTGCGCCCTCGTCGCTCTAAGACTATTTCAAATGAGGATATACTTTTTGGATATGACGATCTTCCTGTTGATAGTTCGGAAGAGAAGGTTGACCAAGAAGAAACCGAAAATGGGCAGGATATTGAATACAATGATGCAGATGATGGTCAGAATGAGGGCGATGGTGAAGACATGGGTGATGATGatggagatgaagatggtgatgaagatggtgatgatgatggtgatgacgAAGAGGGCGAAGAGGAACAAGATGGAAGAAGACGTTATGATCTTCGAAATCGTGCAGAAGTCCGCAGGTTCTCTATTGAAGAAGGTAAGCGGAGACCACGATCTCCTCGAAGAGTATTGCACCAAGGAATGGGGCCAAAGGTCGGTAGGGATGTAAGAAAGGGTGGATCACGAGTTCATAAGCGTCATCGAATCACAAGGACTGATGATTCTGATGACTCCCTTCTTGTGGATGAGCTCGACCAAGGCCCTGCAATTCCTTGGGGGAAAGGTGGGAGCAGATCTGGACCACCTTGGCTTTTTGGGGGACTAGACATGCATGGAACAACGACATGGGGTTTGAATGTTGCTGCCTCGGGTTGGGGTCACCAGGGTGATGCTTTTGCTACCTTGACTTCTGGAATTCAAACTGCTGGGCCAAGCTCAAAGGGAGGGGCAGACATACAACCTTTGCAGGTTGATGATAGTGTCAGTTTTGAGGATATAGGGGGACTTTCTCAATACATTGATGCTTTGAAGGAAATGGTTTTCTTTCCTTTACTGTATCCAGATTTCTTTGCGAGCTATCATATCACCCCACCAAGGGGAGTTTTGTTATGTGGTCCTCCTGGTACTGGGAAAACGTTAATTGCCAGAGCCTTAGCCTCTGCTGCATCCAAGGCTGGCCAGAAAGTGAGTTTTTACATGAGGAAGGGTGCAGATGTCCTAAGCAAGTGGGTTGGCGAGGCTGAAAGACAACTGAAACTTCTTTTTGAGGAAGCACAAAGAAATCAACCTTCAATCATATTCTTTGATGAAATAGATGGACTGGCTCCTGTAAGATCCAGCAAACAAGAGCAAATTCATAATTCTATTGTGTCTACATTGCTTGCTCTGATGGATGGTCTTGATTCCCGTGGACAAGTGGTTTTGATCGGAGCAACCAACCGAATTGATGCAATTGATGGAGCTTTGCGGCGCCCTGGTAGATTTGATCGTGAATTCAACTTTCCTTTGCCTGGCTGTGAGGCCCGTGCTGAAATTTTGGACATTCACAGTCGGAAATGGAAGCATCCTCCTTCAAATGAGTTAAAACTGGAGCTTGCAGCTAGCTGTGTTGGATATTGTGGTGCTGATTTAAAGGCTCTTTGCACTGAAGCTGCTATTCGTGCTTTCCGTGAAAAATATCCTCAGGTCTACACAAGTGATGATAAATTTGTAATTGATGTTGATTCAGTAAGGGTTGAAAAGTATCACTTTGTTGAAGCCATGTCAACAATCACCCCAGCTGCTCACAGAGGTGCTGTTGTGCACTCTAGGCCATTGTCTTTAGTAGTCGCACCATGCCTGCAGAGGCATCTCCAAAGAGCCATGAACTATATATCCGATATTTTCCCTCCGATTGCAGTGTCATCAGAATTGACCAAGCTTTCCATGCTCTCTTGTGGTTCTGCCATTCCTCTTGTTTATAGGCCTCGGCTTCTTCTATGTGGTGGTGAAGGTTCTGGCTTG GATCATCTTGGGCCTGCTATTTTACATGAACTCGAGAAGTTTCCTGTCCATTCTCTAGGACTTCCATCTCTTCTATCTGATCCTAGTGCAAAGACACCAGAGGAAGCACTGGTACATATATTTGGTGAAGCAAGGAGGACGACGCCATCAATTCTCTACTTGCCACAGTTCAATCTGTGGTGGGAGACG GCACATGAGCAGCTCCGCGCAGTTTTGCTGACATTGCTAGAAGAATTTCCATCTGATTTACCTATATTACTACTTGCAACATCATCAGTGCCACCTGCTGAAGTTGATGCTATGACCTCTTCAATATTCTTCGAACGTTCTGT CTATCAGGTGGATACGCCTTCTACTGAAGACAGATCTTTGTTTTTTGACCGTCTGATTGAAGCTGCCTTGTCAGTCTTGTTGGAGGGCACAACTAAAAGGTCTCAGGAATCAGTATCTGTTCCTGAACTTCCAAAGGCTCCAAAAGTGGCAAGCGGTCCAAAGGTGTCAGAGTTAAAAGCCAAGGTAGAAGCTGAGCAGCATGCTCTTCGCCGATTGCGGATGTGCCTCAGAGATGTTTGCAATAG AGTTCTATACGATAAGAGGTTTAGTGCTTTTCACTATCCTGTCTTGGATGAGGATGCTCCAAATTATCGCTCAATTATCCAAAATCCTATGGATGTTGCAACTCTGCTGCAGCGTGTTGACTCTGGGCTGTATATTACATGTTCAGCATTCCTGCAAGATGTTGATCTTATAGTTTCTAATGCAAAG GCTTATAATGGAGATGATTACAATGGTGCTAGGATTGTTAGTAGAGGTTATGAGCTTCGAGATGCC GTACATGGAATGCTGTCACAGATGGACCCTGCACTGATTGCATATTGTGACAAGATTGCTGCTCAAGGTGGTCCAGAACAAATACCTGAAGATTTAGGGGTAGCTACTTTCCCATCAATACCTGTTGTGCAGCTGGGAACTGTCACTAGGGCGAGTGCTCGACTTCGTAATGTGCAGCCGGAGGTAAATCTGGATCATAGCTACGAGGCACACAAACGGCTGAAGAAGAATATTGATGCCGCACCTGCag CTTCAACAGCAGAAGACAAGTCACAGCATCAAGGTTCTGTACCGTCCACGTCATCTCAGGAACCCGAGACGAATAACACAGATCTTGGAGTGCCAGAAACTTCCTCTGTTGTTCTCAATCAGCTTGAAACTTCTGAAGTAGTAGAAGTTTCTGGCCATGCTGATGCGAGTGGATCTGAAGACATCAAGATGTTAGATGGTGAGATTACAAACCAAATGGAGTCTGTCAAGCGGCTTTTTGTGGAGCGGACCAAAACTTATGACATTCCACAGCTTGAGAGGCTTTATGCAAGAATTATGAAGGGCATTTTCGACATCAAGGACAAAAGCGATATAGATGGCACCAAGCATTTAATTTTGAAGTATTTGTTGAAATTTGCAGAGGATGAAGCAAATTTCTGA